The DNA segment AAAGAGGAGCTTCAAAACTGAAAGCAAAAGCAAAGGAAAGAAAAGAGCTTATCGCGAGAGAATACAATTTAGAATCCAAATCGATCCTTGCGGCCAATCAGATCGAGATCGAAAATAGAAAAGGGCAGCAGCTTACTTTTGTCTAAATTCAAATTCTCGACTCCTTGAATAAAACGATTTGAAGTCGAGGAATCGAAGATCGTATTGATTCAAGATTCCTTTTTCCGATTCGGAGCTTAATTTTTTCCAAAGGATTCAATTTGATCCGATTCCAACACTCGGATTCCGGATGGATTTTTTTGGGCAGTCCGAATCATCGCTTTTGCAACCGTTCTTCCATGAATGGATCGATACTTTCGAACACCCCCGATTAAAAAAGGATTTATAATTTTTGCCAAAAGATGTCCCGCGCTCTCACCCGTACGAAACTCCTCTCTCTCACCTTCCAACAAAGAAGGTCTGAAAATTCCTATCAATGGAAATCCGAAAGATCCCAAATCCCTTTCCATCTCTCCCTTAACCCGGTTGTAAAAAATCATGGATCGAAAATCGGCACCCAAAGCACTGACGACCAGAAAGGATCTTGCTCCTTTTTCACGGGTAAGTTTTGCTAATTTGAGAACATAATCGTAGTCCACTTTTCTAAAATTCTCCTTACTTCCCGCCTTGGCAATCGTAGTTCCGAGACTACAAAACACATCCGTAATATCATCAGGGAGGGAAACGGCGGATAACGTGTCATAATCAGAGACGATTTCATCCGCATTGGAAATCCGCCCGGGGGTTCTGACTAAAGCATATACCTGGGAATAGATTCCCAAAGCCGCGAGTTCTTCCAGAAGATACTTGCCAATCAAACCGGTCGCACCGGCAACCAGCGCTTTCTTTTGAGTCATAAAATCGTCCCCCCGAAACTATAGTGAAAGAATGTTCTTGTATCGTTTTTATAAAAGAATTTTTTTTCCAAAATTACGACTCATCGCCGTAATAGATTGATCTCGAAACAGGAAATTTCTATCTTGAACCTGTGAATCTATTTCGATCGATCAAAAACGCGCTCCACACCTTAGATAGAAAATCGATGCCTGAATCCGTTTTGGAAGTTTTAAACGCGGAAGAGCATCATGGAATTATCATCACCAATTACTTTCGTTATTTGATTTCATTTTTCTTTGCGGTTCAAGTGATCGCAAATTTGGATGCCGGTGATAAAACGACAAACTTAATCGCGTTATCCATCTATCTGTTGTTGACGGTTTCTCATACGATCGTAATCAGAACCTGTCCCGGTTCAATCATTTCTATTTTTAATTATACTACGCTGATCGCGGAATATATACTCATTCTTCTCATTCTTTTATTTTATACTTTTACGACCCCTAACGTGGATCTGGGATTTACCCTGAAAAATCCGATCAACCTATTCTTTTTATTTCCCATCATTTACTCGCTTCTTCAATTTCGAATCCGGTTTGTATTTATAGGACTTTTTCTTTTTTATCTTTTTTATTTTACGATTCTTTGGTTTGCTGTTTCCGGAGAACTTACATACGCGCGTCACTGGGGGGAATATGTAAGCGGACATGCGGTACTTTTGGAGGATATCATTACGGGAAAACCCTCTCTCTATTTTTGTTTTTCCGTCGTCATCGCCATGGGAATCTTTCGTACGGTTTCGATGGTGAGAAGAATCGGAATCGCGGAAGGACAAAAGACGGAGCTCTCCAGATACTTTTCCCCTAAAATCGTAACCGAGATGATGGAAAACCCGAGGACTTTAGAAAGTGGAAATCGTCAGATCGTAAGCATTTTATTTTTGGATATTCGAAACTTTACATCTATGTCCGAAAATATGGATCCGAGAGAATTGAGTAAACTTCTATCAGAATTCCGTAATATTATGATGGAATGTGTTTTTGAAAACAACGGGACTTTGGATAAATATATCGGCGACGCGGTTATGGCCACATTTGGAACCCCCCACCCTTCCCCTTCCGCCGAAGTGGACGCGAGAAACGCGGTCGGCTGCGGGGTCATCATGCAAAAACGCCTATCCGAATGGAACTTTCTTAGAAAATCCGAAGGAAAGGCTCCGATCTCTATTGGAATCGGAATTCATACCGGCGAAGTTTTTGCCGGAAATATCGGAAACGAATTGCATCGAGAATACACTGTGATCGGAGATTCGGTCAACACCGCTTCTCGAATCGAATCCCTCTGCAAAGTCTTAAAGAAATCATTTTTGATCTCAAAAGAGACCATGGAGCTGTTAGGCGGAAAATACACTCTTAACAAAATGCCGAGAGTGAAAGTCAAGGGAAAAGAAGAACCACTGCAAGTCTACGAAGTCATGTGGAGCTGAATGACCCATAGGGAATGAAGCTGCGAACGAGCAGCGGAGCGTGGCGAGTAGCTTTCATGCGAAAGCATGAGAAATTCTTGAGCGATGATCGAACAAAGTGAGATCAAAAAAAACAGAGCATTATCGAGCGATCCATAGAAAGCGAGATTGAGTTAAGTGTTTGATTCTTTGCGAAAACAAAGAAATTCCAACCATCTGAGCGCCCAACTCAATGCAACGTTTTCGCATGCTTGCTTCTTTATGAAAAACAGATACAATTTGTCGGAACTCCTACAGATTATTTCCGACTTGCAATCAAAGCAAATCCGTGATAGAGAAAGCTCTCCCGATTTTTTTCCGCCCCCCACCCCCCCACCACCTCCACCCTTGTTGGGCATAACCTTACCCACAAGTTAAATCCTGCGTGAGTAATTTAAAGATAAATCCGAGATCTATAGCTCTCATTAATCCTTTGAATATTGTGAGAGGTCCAAGCGGTGAGTCTGATTTCCGCCCTAAGTGTCCGCCTAACTTTGCAATCCATTCTAAAACAGTGCCTAAATCAGGTTCTTGTTTTGGTGGTTGAGGAGTTTCGTAAAGTCGGCAGTAAGCGCCTTTCCATTCAAATGGTTCAAACATGATGGAAGCTTTTAATCCGGGGACATTCCTTCCTAAGAATGTTAACATCATTACGCGCCAAGAGACGATTGCGCTAATAATGGCAATACAAGCCTTGAATCGATCGCCAAATTTGAATTGAGTGGATTCGATTGCACATCCAGATTTTAATATCTTGAAATAGACTTCGATTCCCCAACGACTTTTATAGTAAGAGATTACGTTCTTCGCATCTTCAGAAGTTCTAATTGGAATTGTTGTTAAAAATTTCCACTGAATTGTTTCGTCTTCTGATCCGTCAATCTCAGTTGCGGATACCGCATACATATCTATATTTTCCAATTTTTTATATCGAGGGGGCTTTATTGATAATTTTTCAAATCGAAGCTCGATTTTAGCGTCTCTTGCTTGCTTTCTTTCCTTTCTTTCTTGGAACAGAGATTGTATATATATCAACCGGCTCTAAGGTTTCAAGATAGGACCAAGAATAATCACCGCCCTCGATCTTTCTGTCATAAACCGCACGTATAAGCAGATCTGGAGCGTTTTCTCCTACCTCTATATGTTCCTGAAATAGTTCGAAAATATCTGCTTCTCTATCACAGATGAATATGTATTTTGCATCGGATTCTTTAGAAAATTCGCATGTTGTTCTGTAGCCTTGAATCCACTTTATACTTTCCTTATTTTCAATAGGAGTTCTCTTTCTTACATCTCTTGGTAAATGTTTAGAGCCTAATTTCAAGCGAGTCCACATTTTAAAATCTAAAATTCCTAAAGGGATTCCGTCTGTGGTAAATGCAATTGAAGGATGTAAAAGAAGCCCCTGATCCAAGTTGGAATTCATCGGCCCTAAACCTTCGATTCGGTTTCTATTTCGATAATAAATTTCCGTTGTGTCGCTTAACACCAAAATCGTTTCTTGTTTTTCAAGACGCTTTTTAGTCGCTCTGGAATGTGGAGCAATAATTTCATCCGGAGATACTTTCGGG comes from the Leptospira sp. WS92.C1 genome and includes:
- a CDS encoding oxidoreductase, giving the protein MTQKKALVAGATGLIGKYLLEELAALGIYSQVYALVRTPGRISNADEIVSDYDTLSAVSLPDDITDVFCSLGTTIAKAGSKENFRKVDYDYVLKLAKLTREKGARSFLVVSALGADFRSMIFYNRVKGEMERDLGSFGFPLIGIFRPSLLEGEREEFRTGESAGHLLAKIINPFLIGGVRKYRSIHGRTVAKAMIRTAQKNPSGIRVLESDQIESFGKN
- a CDS encoding adenylate/guanylate cyclase domain-containing protein, producing the protein MNLFRSIKNALHTLDRKSMPESVLEVLNAEEHHGIIITNYFRYLISFFFAVQVIANLDAGDKTTNLIALSIYLLLTVSHTIVIRTCPGSIISIFNYTTLIAEYILILLILLFYTFTTPNVDLGFTLKNPINLFFLFPIIYSLLQFRIRFVFIGLFLFYLFYFTILWFAVSGELTYARHWGEYVSGHAVLLEDIITGKPSLYFCFSVVIAMGIFRTVSMVRRIGIAEGQKTELSRYFSPKIVTEMMENPRTLESGNRQIVSILFLDIRNFTSMSENMDPRELSKLLSEFRNIMMECVFENNGTLDKYIGDAVMATFGTPHPSPSAEVDARNAVGCGVIMQKRLSEWNFLRKSEGKAPISIGIGIHTGEVFAGNIGNELHREYTVIGDSVNTASRIESLCKVLKKSFLISKETMELLGGKYTLNKMPRVKVKGKEEPLQVYEVMWS